In a single window of the Gossypium hirsutum isolate 1008001.06 chromosome D02, Gossypium_hirsutum_v2.1, whole genome shotgun sequence genome:
- the LOC107910387 gene encoding uncharacterized protein, whose amino-acid sequence MNGYKDGSYSCYFHPKQQVIGVCPLCLNDRLLLLASKQPRHSSSSSSSSTRGSHGFIQGFSLKKPPINKLPKIIALGSLLNRLEFKHWKPGNSDDDVLDVSTGQEDSFISIKFEENGVGSWENGKVSKGSIEHCSKSWNPTLTKGITNEPKVTNKTVIEHAKPRALLKWRKRIGHLSHLIKWKRSSKANVRHMGSKVNGINLMGKGWIRTLTKRTKE is encoded by the exons ATGAATGGGTATAAGGATGGCAGTTACAGCTGCTATTTCCATCCTAAACAACAAGTTATTGGGGTTTGCCCTTTGTGCTTAAATGATAGGCTTCTTCTCCTAGCTTCAAAGCAACCCCGACACTCTTCTTCTTCATCCTCATCTTCTACCAGAGGCAGCCATGGATTTATTCAAGGTTTTTCACTAAAGAAACCACCCATCAACAAGCTCCCTAAGATCATTGCTTTAGGCTCATTGCTCAATCGTCTTGAGTTCAAGCATTGGAAACCTGGAAATTCTGATGATGATGTTCTTGATGTTTCAACCGGTCAAGaag ACTCCTTTATCTCGATCAAGTTTGAAGAGAATGGTGTTGGCTCATGGGAAAATGGCAAAGTTTCCAAGGGCTCAATTGAGCATTGCAGCAAGTCCTGGAACCCCACCTTGACAAAGGGGATCACCAACGAACCAAAGGTGACCAATAAGACCGTGATAGAGCATGCGAAACCACGTGCCTTGCTTAAGTGGCGAAAGCGGATTGGTCACCTGTCCCACCTCATCAAGTGGAAGAGGTCCAGCAAGGCCAATGTGCGCCACATGGGAAGTAAGGTAAATGGAATCAACTTGATGGGGAAGGGCTGGATAAGGACTCTGACaaagaggaccaaagaataa